In one Pseudodesulfovibrio tunisiensis genomic region, the following are encoded:
- the hypE gene encoding hydrogenase expression/formation protein HypE — protein sequence MSDKVLLDYGSGGRASQRLVSELFLKYLGNDELNRLNDAAELDLKGRVAMSTDSFTVDPIFFPGGNIGSLAVHGTVNDVAMMGAIPRYITCGYIIEEGLPMSDLERIVAAMGEAARHAGVNVVTGDTKVVPKGAVDKIFINTTGIGEIIVDPSPSGDRARPGDVVLISGTIGDHGLTILGTREGLEFEAGVQSDSAALNHLLVKLVQELPDVHVLRDPTRGGVATTLNEIAGSSDVCVELDENALPIRPEVSGGCSILGLDPLYLANEGKFLCIVPGEYEEQALEIMRADAIGQDACRIGVVTDANPGKVVLVTQLGGKRLLNMLEGEQLPRIC from the coding sequence ATGAGCGACAAGGTTCTTCTCGATTACGGCAGTGGAGGCCGCGCTTCCCAGCGGCTGGTATCCGAACTCTTTCTCAAGTACCTCGGCAACGACGAACTCAACCGTCTCAATGATGCGGCCGAACTCGATCTCAAGGGGCGGGTCGCCATGAGCACGGACTCCTTTACCGTGGACCCCATCTTTTTTCCGGGCGGCAACATCGGTTCCCTGGCCGTGCACGGCACGGTCAATGACGTGGCCATGATGGGCGCGATCCCGCGCTATATCACCTGCGGCTACATCATCGAGGAAGGACTGCCCATGAGCGATCTGGAAAGGATCGTGGCGGCCATGGGCGAGGCTGCGCGCCATGCGGGCGTGAACGTGGTCACCGGCGACACCAAGGTCGTGCCCAAGGGAGCCGTGGACAAGATTTTCATCAACACCACGGGCATCGGTGAAATCATCGTTGATCCGTCTCCGAGTGGTGATCGCGCCAGACCCGGTGACGTGGTGCTCATCAGCGGCACCATTGGCGATCATGGTCTGACCATTCTCGGCACTCGCGAAGGTCTGGAGTTCGAGGCCGGTGTGCAGAGCGATTCCGCAGCCCTGAATCATCTGCTGGTCAAGCTGGTTCAGGAATTGCCGGACGTGCACGTGCTGCGCGATCCGACTCGCGGCGGCGTTGCCACCACCCTGAACGAGATCGCGGGCAGCTCCGACGTATGCGTCGAGCTTGACGAGAATGCCCTGCCCATCCGTCCCGAGGTGAGCGGCGGGTGTTCCATCCTCGGTCTTGACCCCTTGTATCTGGCCAATGAAGGCAAGTTCCTGTGCATCGTTCCGGGCGAATACGAGGAACAGGCGCTGGAGATCATGCGCGCCGATGCCATTGGACAGGATGCCTGCCGCATCGGTGTGGTCACGGATGCCAACCCCGGCAAGGTCGTGCTCGTGACCCAGCTTGGCGGCAAGCGGCTGCTCAACATGCTGGAAGGGGAGCAACTGCCCCGCATCTGCTAG
- the tuf gene encoding elongation factor Tu, whose translation MGKAKFERSKPHVNVGTIGHIDHGKTTLTAAITRLAAMKGHGDFVAFDEIDKAPEEKERGITIATSHVEYETENRHYAHVDCPGHADYIKNMITGAAQMDGAILVVAATDGPMPQTREHILLGRQVGVPAMVVFMNKCDMVDDEELLELVELEVRELLSKYDFPGDDLPVIQGSALKALEAETIEDEWAKPIFDLLDACDSYIPEPQRDIDQPFLMPVEDVFSISGRGTVITGRVERGIITVGEEIEIVGIHDTMKTTCTGVEMFRKILDQGQAGDNVGLLLRGIKREDVERGQVAAKPKSITPHTKFKAEVYVLSKDEGGRHTPFFSGYRPQFYFRTTDITGVVTLAEGVEMVMPGDNATFNVELIAPIAMEAGLRFAIREGGRTVGAGVVTEIVE comes from the coding sequence ATGGGTAAAGCAAAGTTTGAGCGCAGCAAGCCGCATGTCAACGTCGGCACCATCGGTCACATTGACCATGGCAAGACCACTCTGACCGCCGCCATCACCCGCCTGGCCGCCATGAAGGGCCACGGCGACTTCGTTGCCTTCGACGAGATCGACAAGGCTCCTGAAGAGAAGGAACGCGGCATCACCATCGCCACCTCGCACGTCGAGTACGAGACCGAGAACCGCCACTATGCACACGTGGACTGCCCCGGTCACGCCGACTACATCAAGAACATGATCACTGGTGCTGCCCAGATGGACGGCGCTATCCTGGTTGTGGCCGCCACTGACGGTCCCATGCCGCAGACCCGTGAGCACATCCTGCTCGGTCGTCAGGTCGGCGTTCCCGCCATGGTCGTGTTCATGAACAAGTGCGACATGGTGGACGACGAAGAACTGCTCGAGCTGGTTGAGCTCGAAGTTCGCGAGCTGCTGTCCAAGTACGATTTCCCCGGCGACGACCTTCCGGTCATCCAGGGTTCCGCTCTGAAGGCTCTCGAAGCCGAGACCATCGAAGACGAGTGGGCCAAGCCGATTTTCGATCTGCTCGACGCTTGTGACTCCTACATTCCCGAGCCGCAGCGCGACATCGATCAGCCTTTCCTCATGCCCGTCGAGGACGTGTTCTCCATCTCCGGCCGTGGTACCGTTATCACCGGTCGTGTCGAGCGCGGCATCATCACCGTGGGCGAGGAAATCGAGATCGTGGGTATCCACGACACCATGAAGACCACCTGCACCGGCGTTGAAATGTTCCGCAAGATCCTGGATCAGGGTCAGGCTGGCGACAACGTTGGTCTGCTGCTCCGCGGCATCAAGCGTGAGGACGTCGAGCGTGGCCAGGTTGCTGCCAAGCCCAAGTCCATCACCCCGCACACCAAGTTCAAGGCCGAGGTGTACGTCCTGTCCAAGGATGAAGGTGGCCGTCACACTCCGTTCTTCTCCGGATACCGTCCGCAGTTCTACTTCCGCACCACCGACATCACCGGTGTCGTTACCCTGGCGGAAGGCGTGGAAATGGTCATGCCCGGCGACAACGCCACCTTCAATGTTGAGCTGATCGCCCCGATCGCCATGGAAGCTGGCCTCCGTTTCGCCATCCGCGAAGGCGGCCGCACTGTCGGCGCCGGCGTGGTGACCGAAATCGTGGAGTAA
- a CDS encoding HDIG domain-containing metalloprotein, whose product MAEHIMEHSLTVARVATRLAQAAEDMGLSVNVAAVRASALLHDIAKTYCILHGGDHSQVGGAWALSLTRNPAIASGVLHHVYWPWEMDLKSHFLPLAVQYADKRVRHDTVVTMDSRFDDLYERYGATPYIRSRIRETHDQAHHLESLLSTTLKVDLNACDFTGGRLV is encoded by the coding sequence ATGGCCGAACACATCATGGAGCACAGCCTGACCGTGGCCAGAGTGGCAACACGTCTGGCGCAGGCAGCCGAAGACATGGGCCTGTCCGTGAACGTGGCCGCGGTTCGCGCCTCGGCCCTGCTGCACGACATCGCCAAGACATACTGCATCCTGCACGGCGGCGACCACAGCCAGGTCGGCGGAGCCTGGGCCCTGTCCCTGACCCGCAACCCGGCCATAGCCTCTGGTGTACTGCATCACGTCTACTGGCCTTGGGAAATGGACCTCAAGTCGCATTTCCTGCCCCTTGCCGTGCAATACGCGGACAAGCGTGTGCGCCACGATACCGTGGTGACCATGGACTCCCGGTTCGACGATCTGTACGAACGCTACGGTGCCACCCCCTACATCCGGTCCCGCATCCGCGAGACCCACGATCAGGCCCATCATCTGGAATCTTTACTCAGCACAACCCTCAAGGTGGATTTGAATGCATGTGATTTTACTGGCGGGCGGCTGGTCTGA
- the rpmG gene encoding 50S ribosomal protein L33, whose protein sequence is MRVNIQLQCTECKRKNYATQKNKKNTTGRLEVSKYCPWDKKHTVHKECK, encoded by the coding sequence ATGCGTGTCAACATCCAGTTGCAGTGCACCGAGTGCAAGCGTAAGAACTACGCTACGCAGAAAAACAAGAAGAATACTACCGGTCGCCTCGAGGTGAGCAAGTATTGTCCCTGGGACAAGAAGCACACCGTCCACAAAGAGTGCAAGTAG
- the hypD gene encoding hydrogenase formation protein HypD produces the protein MLNKFRDPNLSRKLLDRLGDELDGELRFMEVCGTHTVAIFQSGLRSLLPEGVVHLSGPGCPVCVTHESEVNAFLDLAGRDNVILATFGDLMRVPGNNGRNLKQAQADGARVKVVYSPFDTLKLAKENPGDTVVFIGVGFETTAPTIAATMKMAREQGIDNLQVLCFHKTVPQALIALMDDPDTRIDGFILPGHVSAIIGLEPYRFIADRYARSAVVTGFEPVDILQALVSMVEWRNQGVARVENYYTRIVPDQGNPTAMSVMYEVFEPADALWRGLGEIPGSGLEIRPEWESFDAKKSFGVTISETPPLPGCRCGQVLKGVIRPDECPLFKKVCTPAKPVGPCMVSTEGSCAAYFKYQVD, from the coding sequence TTGTTGAACAAATTTCGGGACCCGAATCTCAGCCGAAAGCTGCTCGACCGACTGGGCGACGAACTCGACGGCGAGCTCCGGTTCATGGAAGTGTGCGGCACGCACACCGTGGCCATTTTTCAGAGCGGGTTGCGTTCCCTGCTGCCGGAAGGCGTGGTGCATCTCAGCGGTCCGGGCTGCCCGGTCTGCGTGACCCACGAGTCCGAAGTCAATGCCTTTCTCGACCTTGCCGGGCGGGACAACGTGATTCTCGCCACTTTTGGCGACCTGATGCGCGTTCCCGGAAACAATGGCCGAAACCTCAAGCAGGCTCAGGCCGACGGCGCGCGGGTCAAGGTCGTGTATTCTCCCTTCGACACCCTGAAACTGGCCAAGGAGAACCCCGGGGACACCGTGGTGTTCATCGGCGTGGGCTTCGAGACCACGGCCCCGACCATTGCGGCCACCATGAAGATGGCCCGGGAGCAGGGCATCGACAATCTCCAGGTCCTGTGTTTCCACAAGACCGTTCCCCAGGCGCTCATCGCGCTCATGGACGACCCCGACACCCGAATCGACGGGTTCATCCTGCCCGGACACGTTTCCGCCATCATCGGTCTTGAACCCTACAGGTTCATCGCCGACCGGTACGCCAGGAGCGCGGTTGTCACCGGGTTCGAGCCCGTGGACATTCTTCAGGCTCTGGTCAGCATGGTGGAGTGGCGCAATCAGGGAGTGGCCCGGGTGGAGAACTATTACACCCGCATCGTGCCGGACCAGGGCAATCCCACGGCCATGTCGGTCATGTACGAGGTGTTCGAGCCTGCGGACGCCCTGTGGCGCGGTTTGGGTGAAATTCCGGGCAGTGGTCTGGAGATTCGGCCCGAGTGGGAATCCTTTGACGCCAAGAAGTCCTTCGGCGTCACCATTTCGGAAACGCCGCCGCTGCCGGGCTGCCGTTGCGGTCAGGTGCTCAAGGGCGTTATCCGGCCCGACGAATGTCCCCTGTTCAAGAAGGTCTGTACCCCGGCCAAGCCGGTCGGCCCGTGCATGGTTTCCACCGAGGGCAGTTGTGCGGCTTACTTCAAATACCAAGTGGATTAG
- a CDS encoding chemotaxis protein, translated as MVKTTDILLEAGTNELEIVEFYIEEEPKVEGEAPYKAYYGVNVAKVLEIIRMPEVTEMPEVSHEAVLGAFNLRSRIIPLIDLCRWLKKKRVEHEPPKVIVTEFNGVTSAFMVSGVTRIHRISWEDVEAPNKYVSALSSDSITGVVKFNKRIVFILDLERIVAELNPEMRLKLDDNMTWDSTTKYRALIADDSPLIREMIRDMLRQAGFQVEKTNNGKECWDRLQAIKATAREEGEPITNYVQVIVSDIEMPMMDGHNLTKRIKEDPELRDIPVILFSSLITDKLRHKGESVGADDQISKPEITQLAMRAVSLIRGSED; from the coding sequence ATGGTCAAGACTACGGATATCCTGCTTGAGGCCGGAACCAACGAACTGGAAATCGTCGAATTCTACATCGAGGAGGAGCCCAAGGTCGAAGGCGAAGCCCCGTACAAAGCCTATTACGGGGTCAACGTGGCCAAAGTGCTGGAAATCATCCGCATGCCCGAGGTCACGGAAATGCCCGAAGTCTCGCACGAAGCGGTTCTCGGGGCCTTCAACCTGCGCTCGCGGATCATCCCGCTCATCGACCTGTGCCGCTGGCTCAAGAAAAAACGCGTGGAACACGAACCGCCCAAGGTCATTGTCACGGAATTCAACGGCGTGACCTCGGCCTTCATGGTTTCGGGCGTGACCCGCATCCACCGCATCAGTTGGGAAGACGTGGAAGCACCGAACAAGTACGTGTCCGCCCTTTCCAGCGACTCCATCACCGGCGTGGTCAAGTTCAACAAACGCATCGTGTTCATCCTCGATCTGGAGCGCATTGTTGCGGAGCTCAACCCGGAAATGCGTCTCAAGCTCGACGACAACATGACCTGGGACAGCACCACGAAGTACCGCGCCCTGATTGCGGACGACTCCCCGCTGATCCGGGAAATGATCCGGGACATGCTGCGTCAGGCCGGTTTTCAGGTGGAAAAGACCAACAACGGCAAGGAATGCTGGGACCGTCTTCAGGCAATCAAGGCCACGGCCAGAGAGGAAGGCGAACCCATCACCAACTACGTGCAGGTCATTGTCTCGGATATCGAAATGCCCATGATGGACGGACACAACCTGACCAAACGCATCAAGGAGGACCCGGAGCTCAGGGACATTCCGGTCATCCTCTTTTCCTCGCTCATCACGGACAAGCTCCGCCACAAGGGTGAATCCGTGGGCGCCGACGACCAGATATCCAAGCCGGAAATCACGCAGCTCGCCATGCGCGCGGTTTCCCTGATCCGGGGCAGCGAGGACTAG
- a CDS encoding tRNA dihydrouridine synthase, translated as MNPFSIKPDLPWLAPLAGYSDLPFRMLSLRHGCAVACSEMVSVKGMAFKNAGTRRLLATCPEDDPMVLQLFGSEPGLYEPVMEKLVGMGFRNFDLNAGCPVRKVLKSGSGVALMQDPDLLVQLASIMVRKAAEHPEGGRVGVKFRLGFLSGDDTYIELAKRLEQVGVDWVTMHPRYGKQMFMGSADWSKLALLKQAVSIPVVGSGDLFTAEAGIRCIRETGIDAVMFARGALYDPGIFDRFRALMAGKTPPIKDGRNLAAIVAEHIRLTREYDGTDRSFRKIRSIIPRYAKGLDGIRALRAQLLACESWDKLAEVATHIADLAPARGGENDADVDEIQA; from the coding sequence ATGAACCCGTTCTCCATCAAACCCGACCTTCCCTGGCTGGCCCCGCTGGCCGGGTATTCCGATCTGCCCTTTCGCATGCTTTCCCTGCGGCACGGCTGCGCCGTGGCCTGCTCCGAAATGGTCAGCGTCAAGGGCATGGCCTTCAAGAACGCCGGAACCCGGCGACTGCTCGCCACCTGCCCGGAAGACGATCCCATGGTTCTCCAGCTTTTCGGCTCGGAGCCCGGCCTTTACGAACCCGTCATGGAAAAGCTCGTGGGCATGGGATTCCGCAATTTCGATCTGAACGCGGGCTGTCCGGTTCGCAAGGTGCTCAAGTCCGGCAGTGGCGTGGCCCTGATGCAGGACCCGGACCTGCTGGTGCAACTGGCATCCATCATGGTGCGCAAGGCAGCGGAACACCCCGAAGGAGGACGTGTCGGCGTCAAGTTCCGACTGGGCTTTCTTTCCGGGGACGACACCTACATCGAACTGGCCAAACGTCTCGAACAGGTCGGTGTGGACTGGGTGACCATGCATCCGCGCTACGGCAAGCAGATGTTCATGGGAAGTGCGGACTGGAGCAAACTCGCCCTGCTCAAGCAGGCCGTCTCCATTCCGGTAGTCGGTTCGGGCGACCTGTTCACGGCGGAAGCCGGGATACGCTGCATCCGGGAAACCGGAATCGACGCGGTCATGTTCGCGCGCGGTGCACTCTATGACCCCGGCATATTTGACAGATTCCGTGCACTCATGGCCGGAAAGACGCCTCCGATCAAGGATGGCCGCAATCTGGCCGCCATTGTGGCCGAGCACATCCGCCTGACCAGGGAATATGATGGAACCGACCGATCTTTCAGAAAAATTCGTTCCATCATTCCCCGCTATGCCAAGGGGCTGGACGGCATCCGCGCTCTGCGGGCCCAGCTTCTGGCCTGCGAGAGCTGGGACAAACTTGCCGAGGTCGCCACGCACATCGCGGACCTTGCCCCGGCGCGGGGCGGGGAAAACGATGCCGATGTTGACGAGATTCAGGCCTAG
- a CDS encoding 3-deoxy-D-manno-octulosonic acid transferase has product MSASLVRALLPVYDLGWKAAMPLLRFNHRLKQGWNQRTLKSGYPAHADVWVQAASGGEAFLAWEVLRKLKAPAKAPLRVLVTTNTLQGMEILERAAAEINGKRNGLAVQPWYFPFDAPSLMDDMTAHVRPRLAVILETEIWPGFLSACKKRHVPVLLANGRMTPKSLGGYLAVPGLFRELAPALTLAVSEADASRFATLFGRNRVATMPNIKFDRMVSAGPMARKDNPLRDLLPPETDFVVFGSVRKEEEEEVAAMARGLMRSVPGTVLGLFPRHMHRVDSWKTLLDGAGLNWKLRSELSGPATPGTVIIWDVFGEMLPAYGLAKAAFVGGSLAPLGGQNFLEPMTCGVIPVIGPHWKNFAWVGREVIDQGLAVEARDHESALSELLEILKNPTQRTTISTRARAYIGDRLGGAETVCKHIAQFLDNV; this is encoded by the coding sequence ATGTCCGCATCCCTTGTCCGGGCGCTCCTGCCCGTCTACGACCTCGGCTGGAAGGCTGCCATGCCGCTGCTCCGGTTCAACCACCGTCTGAAGCAGGGCTGGAACCAGCGCACCCTGAAGAGCGGCTATCCGGCCCATGCCGATGTCTGGGTACAGGCGGCCAGCGGTGGCGAGGCGTTCCTAGCGTGGGAAGTGCTGCGCAAGCTCAAGGCCCCGGCCAAGGCACCTTTGCGCGTACTGGTCACCACCAACACGCTTCAGGGCATGGAAATCCTTGAGCGAGCAGCAGCCGAGATCAACGGCAAGCGCAACGGACTGGCCGTGCAGCCCTGGTATTTTCCGTTCGACGCTCCTTCCCTGATGGATGACATGACTGCGCATGTCCGGCCCAGGCTGGCCGTAATTCTGGAAACCGAAATATGGCCGGGCTTCCTGTCTGCCTGCAAGAAACGCCATGTTCCGGTTCTTCTGGCCAACGGCCGCATGACGCCCAAGAGCCTCGGCGGGTATCTGGCGGTTCCCGGTCTGTTCCGCGAGCTTGCCCCGGCCCTGACTCTGGCCGTATCCGAGGCGGACGCAAGCCGGTTCGCCACCCTGTTCGGCAGGAATCGGGTTGCGACCATGCCGAACATCAAGTTCGACCGCATGGTTTCCGCCGGTCCCATGGCCCGGAAGGACAATCCACTCAGGGACCTGCTTCCGCCCGAGACCGACTTCGTGGTATTCGGATCGGTACGCAAGGAGGAAGAAGAGGAGGTCGCGGCCATGGCGCGCGGTCTGATGCGCAGTGTCCCGGGAACCGTGCTCGGCCTGTTTCCGCGGCACATGCACCGCGTGGACAGCTGGAAAACGCTTCTGGACGGCGCGGGACTGAACTGGAAACTCCGGTCCGAACTCTCGGGCCCGGCCACTCCGGGCACCGTGATCATCTGGGATGTTTTCGGCGAGATGCTCCCGGCATACGGGCTTGCCAAGGCCGCATTCGTGGGCGGCAGTCTGGCTCCGCTCGGAGGACAGAACTTTCTTGAACCCATGACCTGCGGCGTGATCCCGGTCATCGGTCCGCATTGGAAGAATTTCGCCTGGGTCGGGCGGGAAGTGATTGATCAGGGCCTTGCCGTGGAAGCACGAGACCATGAATCCGCCCTGTCCGAACTCCTCGAAATCCTGAAGAATCCAACTCAGCGAACCACGATTTCGACCCGGGCCCGAGCCTATATCGGCGACAGGCTGGGCGGCGCGGAAACCGTCTGCAAACATATTGCCCAATTCCTTGATAACGTATAG
- the carA gene encoding glutamine-hydrolyzing carbamoyl-phosphate synthase small subunit produces the protein MKAILALEDGTLFHGTCFTGGGEAGGEVIFNTGMTGYQEILTDPSYTGQLVTMTYPLIGNYGVNPEDLESRKVQAAGFIVKECCKQPSNWRASMSLPDYLTQAGVMGIEGIDTRALTRHLRLNGAMRGYIGTGDGLSTDDLIARAKGLPSMEGLNLADRVSTERPYVWNGKTPDFITDMADFAWKDNGPRLVVYDFGIKWSILRLLQAEGFDMIVVPSNFDPDAVRTLAPDAIFLSNGPGDPAAVETGVRAARELSEEFPTAGICLGHQILGLALGGKTYKLKFGHHGCNHPVMDLATEKIEISSQNHGFCVDIEGLNFLESTHINLNDRTLEGFRHKEKPILAIQHHPEAGPGPHDSRYFFARFREMVRTNTGK, from the coding sequence ATGAAAGCGATCCTGGCCCTTGAGGACGGAACACTTTTTCACGGTACCTGCTTCACCGGCGGCGGCGAGGCTGGCGGCGAGGTCATTTTCAACACGGGCATGACCGGGTATCAGGAGATTCTCACGGACCCGTCCTATACCGGACAGCTCGTGACCATGACCTATCCCCTGATCGGCAACTACGGCGTGAATCCCGAGGACCTCGAATCCCGCAAGGTTCAGGCCGCAGGCTTCATCGTCAAGGAATGCTGCAAGCAGCCGAGCAACTGGCGAGCCTCCATGTCCCTGCCCGACTACCTGACACAGGCCGGGGTCATGGGCATCGAAGGCATCGACACGCGCGCCCTGACCCGCCACCTGCGCCTGAACGGCGCCATGCGCGGCTACATCGGCACGGGTGACGGTCTTTCCACGGACGACCTCATCGCCAGAGCCAAGGGCCTCCCTTCCATGGAAGGTCTCAACCTTGCGGACCGCGTGTCCACGGAACGTCCCTACGTCTGGAACGGCAAGACCCCGGACTTCATCACGGACATGGCCGACTTCGCATGGAAGGACAACGGTCCCCGGCTCGTGGTCTACGACTTCGGCATCAAATGGAGCATCCTGCGCCTGCTTCAGGCCGAGGGATTCGACATGATCGTGGTCCCCTCCAATTTCGACCCCGACGCGGTCAGGACCCTTGCCCCGGACGCGATCTTCCTCTCCAACGGTCCCGGAGACCCCGCAGCCGTGGAAACCGGGGTTCGCGCCGCCCGTGAACTGTCCGAGGAATTCCCGACTGCCGGCATCTGCCTCGGCCACCAGATTCTGGGACTGGCTCTGGGCGGCAAGACCTACAAACTCAAGTTCGGACATCACGGCTGCAACCACCCGGTCATGGACCTGGCTACCGAGAAAATCGAAATCTCGTCCCAGAACCACGGCTTCTGTGTGGACATTGAGGGCTTGAACTTTCTGGAATCCACGCATATTAACTTGAATGACCGGACTCTCGAAGGATTCCGGCACAAGGAAAAACCCATTCTGGCCATCCAGCACCATCCCGAGGCTGGCCCGGGTCCCCACGACAGCCGCTACTTCTTCGCGCGGTTCAGGGAGATGGTCAGGACGAATACGGGCAAATAA
- the kdsB gene encoding 3-deoxy-manno-octulosonate cytidylyltransferase, giving the protein MNTFPECHGIIPARYESSRFPGKPLANLLGKPMFWHVHSRASQCPLLKSVTLATDDQRIHDAAVELGVPVVMTSSDHTSGTDRVLEAARKLKLDNDAVVVNIQGDEPCLEPTMLEDLLSPFESPKVKVATLASAIGPEEAMSPDRVKVVRAQNGRALYFSRAPIPFDRDGKMHSYLLHIGLYAFRMEALVRFGHLDPSPLEQREKLEQLRLLEDGIDIYVTETNHACHGVDRPADLESVKTILEKNQ; this is encoded by the coding sequence ATGAACACATTTCCCGAATGCCACGGCATCATCCCCGCAAGGTACGAATCCTCGCGGTTTCCCGGCAAACCCCTGGCGAATCTTCTGGGCAAGCCCATGTTCTGGCACGTCCACAGCCGGGCCAGCCAATGCCCTCTGCTCAAGAGCGTAACGCTGGCCACCGACGACCAGCGCATCCATGATGCGGCCGTCGAACTCGGCGTGCCCGTGGTCATGACCTCAAGCGATCACACCAGCGGCACGGACCGCGTCCTTGAGGCGGCCCGCAAACTGAAACTGGACAACGACGCGGTCGTGGTGAACATTCAGGGCGATGAACCCTGTCTGGAACCGACCATGCTCGAAGACCTGCTCAGCCCCTTCGAGTCGCCCAAGGTCAAGGTCGCCACTCTGGCCTCGGCCATTGGCCCGGAAGAAGCCATGTCCCCGGACAGGGTCAAGGTTGTTCGCGCGCAAAACGGGCGGGCGCTGTATTTTTCACGCGCACCCATTCCCTTTGACAGGGACGGCAAAATGCACAGCTATCTGCTGCATATCGGGCTGTACGCCTTTCGCATGGAGGCTCTGGTCCGGTTCGGGCATCTGGACCCAAGCCCTCTCGAGCAGCGGGAAAAGCTGGAGCAGCTCAGGCTGCTCGAAGACGGCATCGACATTTACGTCACCGAAACGAATCACGCCTGCCACGGCGTGGACCGCCCTGCGGACCTCGAATCGGTGAAGACCATTCTGGAGAAGAACCAATGA
- a CDS encoding D-alanine--D-alanine ligase family protein — translation MHVILLAGGWSDEREVSLSGARNIAAALERLGHEVRLIDPALNFQDLMREAAKADFAFMNLHGTPGEDGLFQAMLDAAGCPYQGSSPTPSYLALNKAASKEVFEANDIPTPEWQFISRVHGLAPDLRLDYPVFVKPNKGGSSLGMALVRAGDRLGPALETIFAMNQSALVERYIPGMELTCGILDETPLPLIMIRPRNNAEYFDYDNKYAQNGAEEICPAPVDESVTRMIQEHSLRAHKALGLTGYSRADFILGPDGTPYLLELNTLPGMTATSLLPQAAAQVGYDFDGLIAELIRLGLEQRGR, via the coding sequence ATGCATGTGATTTTACTGGCGGGCGGCTGGTCTGACGAACGGGAAGTTTCACTCTCCGGTGCCAGAAACATTGCCGCCGCCCTGGAAAGACTCGGGCACGAAGTCCGACTCATCGACCCTGCCCTGAATTTCCAGGACCTGATGCGCGAAGCCGCCAAGGCGGACTTCGCCTTCATGAACCTGCATGGCACCCCGGGGGAAGACGGCCTGTTCCAGGCCATGCTCGACGCGGCGGGCTGTCCGTATCAGGGGTCCTCGCCCACGCCTTCCTATCTGGCCCTGAACAAGGCGGCATCCAAGGAAGTGTTCGAGGCAAACGACATCCCCACTCCGGAATGGCAATTCATCAGCCGCGTGCACGGATTGGCCCCGGACCTCCGCCTCGACTATCCGGTCTTTGTCAAGCCGAACAAGGGCGGTTCCAGTCTGGGCATGGCTCTGGTGCGCGCCGGAGACAGACTCGGCCCGGCTCTGGAAACCATATTCGCCATGAACCAGTCGGCTCTGGTGGAGCGCTACATCCCGGGCATGGAGCTGACCTGCGGCATTCTGGACGAAACGCCGCTGCCCCTGATCATGATTCGCCCGCGCAACAACGCGGAATATTTCGACTACGACAACAAGTACGCCCAGAACGGCGCCGAGGAGATATGCCCCGCGCCCGTGGACGAATCCGTAACCCGCATGATTCAGGAACATTCCCTGCGAGCGCACAAGGCGCTGGGACTGACCGGCTATTCCCGGGCGGATTTCATTCTTGGCCCGGACGGTACGCCGTACCTGCTGGAACTCAACACCCTGCCCGGCATGACCGCGACAAGCCTGCTGCCTCAGGCGGCGGCACAGGTCGGATACGATTTCGACGGTCTGATCGCGGAACTCATCCGCCTCGGGCTTGAACAAAGAGGTCGCTGA
- a CDS encoding TusE/DsrC/DsvC family sulfur relay protein: MAVVEFQGKSFEVDEDGFLQRFDDWTPEWVDYVKETEGIKEITDDHQKVIDFLQDYYKKNGIAPMVRILSKVTGFKLKQIYELFPSGPGKGACKMAGLPKPTGCV, encoded by the coding sequence ATGGCTGTTGTTGAATTCCAGGGCAAATCCTTTGAAGTTGACGAAGACGGTTTCCTGCAGCGCTTTGACGATTGGACCCCGGAATGGGTTGACTACGTCAAGGAAACCGAAGGTATCAAGGAAATCACCGACGACCATCAGAAGGTCATCGACTTCCTGCAGGACTACTACAAGAAGAACGGCATCGCTCCGATGGTGCGCATCCTTTCCAAGGTCACCGGCTTCAAGCTGAAGCAGATTTACGAACTGTTCCCGTCCGGACCCGGCAAGGGAGCCTGTAAGATGGCTGGCCTGCCCAAGCCCACCGGCTGCGTCTAA